The genomic window GCGGGCTTTGCGGCTCGATAGGCGGCGGCGTAATGGAGGTAAAGCTTGTCGAGCAGGCGAAGGCAACACTTTCAGAGCCGCAATGTCCTGCCCGAGGATTGGTCATCCAACAGGTGCATCGCAAGAACGTCCCGAACTCGAGCGGGATGATATGCTCCGGACGGCAAAGCGTGATCGTAAAGCACCTTACTTCCGGCGACCTGCCGACGGTCGAGGGGTTACTCGCCCGCGGCGGAGCTAATTCGCCCGCCGCATTTGAGGTCTCAAATTCCGCGTTCCGAATTGTCGAAAGTACGGATGACGGCGAGCCGGTCTGCTTTCGTCAGGAAGGCGAAGCGTTCGTCTATCAAGAGGCGCTCGATCGTAAGGATCGGCTTGTTATCATCGGCGGCGGACATTGCTCGCTGGCATTGAGCGAGATCGCTGCGGGCCTCGGCTTTCACGTTTCGGTCTTCGACGACCGTCCGGAACTGAACACCATCGAAAAGAACGTATTTGCCGATAACGTAACGATCATCTCATCTTACGACCGTATTGCCGAGCATATCCCGCAGGGCGAAGATGTTTACGTGGCCGTGATGACGCTCGGCTATGTAAGCGATGCCGAAGTGATCAGAAAACTCATCGATCACGATGTGCGCTATTTCGGCGCGCTGGGCAGCACGGCAAAGATGGCGGCTTTGCTCAAGGAGCTCCGTGAAGAAGGCTTTGACGAAGCCAAGCTCGCCCGCATACGAACACCTATCGGCATAGCGATCAACAGCCGGACGCCGAAAGAGATCGCCGTTTCCATTGCCGCCGAGATCATCTCGGTCAGGAACGCCTGATCGCAGTGCAGCCACGAATTCACCAATAGCGATCACTGCCGTTCGTGCATTCGCGGGCGCACTTTCCGCTATGCTACGATAACGTTTCGGCTACCGGACAATGGACAGCAAAAATATCGCTAAACCTCTTAAACGAAGCTATTTACGTAGTTTGGCCGGGCGTGAATATTACACACTTCGCAGGCAGCTCAAATGGCTCTCGCAGTACCGCTCATTCGCAAAGAAGGACCCGGCAGCGCGTCTCGATCATTCGATCATCAAGCATCGCTCATTTATTCTCCGTCCGCTTCGCGATGTCGAAATGCACCTGCAGTACAACAAGATAACGAATCTGCGGCTCGCGATCGCTCCGCTCGACGGTATCGTGATAAAGCCGGGTGAAACGCTCTCGGTCTGGCACGAGGTCGGCAGGCCGACAGCCCGGCGGGGCTTTCTCGAAGGCCTTGTCCTGCACAACGGCCGTATCGAAAAAGGCATCGGCGGCGGACTTTGCCAGCTCGGCAATCTGCTGTATTGGATGGCTCTTCATTCGCCGCTGACCATTGCAGAACGCTACCGGCACGGCTTCGACGTATTTCCGGATATAAACCGAAAGATACCGTTCGCCTGCGGTGCTACGCTGGCGTACAACTATATCGACCTGCAGCTCCGCAACGACACGCAGGACACGTTCCGTATTGACCTGTGGCTCGACGATGAGTATTTGAACGGCGAACTGCGGTCGAGCCGCCCTGCCGAAAACGCCTATGAGATTTTTGAGACCGATCATCTGATAAAGCTCCAGCCGTGGGGCGGCTACACACGGCACAACCGCATCTGGAAACGCACAACATCGCTCGTTGACGGCATGACGAATGAAGAACTCGTTACCGAGAACCACGCGATAATGATGTACAACCCTCTGCTCAGCGACGGCAAATAATTCCACGCCTTGCACGGAACTTTTTCTTCCGAACGGTGTCTAAACATTCAGCGGTTGGCACCGGCAACAGAGGAGGAATTATGTTTGACAAGATGATCGAATCCGCAGCCGCCGGAGCTGACCTGAAAAAGCGGCGCAAGTACTTTGCAACATCAGCTGCCATCGTTGGTGTACTGTTCATAACTGCTGTCGTTATAAGCATTTACTCGGCAGAGTTCGGCGTTCACGGGAGCTTCGAAGTGAGCATTCTCGCACCGCCGATCGAGATGGCCGCTGCCGAGCCGCCAAAGCCTGAGCCGCGCACACCGACCGCACCGGTTACGCACGAAAAGAATACGCTCCCGACCCGCGTCGTAAATATGGCGCGCGTTGACGAGCCAACCGTTATTCCGACGACGACCTCGGTGGTTAAGAATCCGTATGCCGCAAGGCCGAATACGGCATTCACGATCTCGAAAGTCGATACCGATCCTGCAGTTGAAGCGTCAGCCGCGGGCCCGACCCGCAGCGGCGACACTTCAGGGACAACCACGGCAAGTATCGGAACGCGCCCAACGGGAAGCGACACTGTTGATGCCGAGAAACCTTCAACGCCTCCGCCTGCAAAGCCCGTAAAACCTCATGTGCCGCCGACGCAGACGAAAGGCGTGATAAACAGCCTTGCTATCGATCTGCCGAAGCCCGTCTATCCGCCACCGGCAAGGCAGGTGCATGCTATGGGAACGGTAAGCGTTCAAGTTACGCTTGACGAAAAAGGCAACGTGATCGCGGCAAGTGCCTTGAGCGGGCATCCGCTGCTTCGCGATTCAGCGGTAAGGGCCGCACGCGATGCACGCTTTACGCCGACACTGCTTTCCGGCGTGCCTGTAAAGGTAACGGGCATAATCACTTACAACTTCACGTTGTGATCGGAAATAAAAGGGGCGAGATGGCGTACGGCGTGCGTCATCTCGACTTAAAGAGGAACTTGATGAACGTGTCGAGGTCTATATCGTAGATCGGCAGCGGGAATTTGTCATTGAGTTCGGCGACGGTCATTCCGTCGATAAAGATCGGCTCATCCGACTTGATCATCACACGCGGTATCACCGCAAAATCTCCCACTATCTGTTCCTTCACTGCCAAAAGGTCCTGTGCTCCAAGCAGCCCGACAACTGAAACATCACCGCCGAAGTATGTATTCGGCACGGCAAGCACGTGCAGCTTTGCACCTGTCGCGGCATTATAGCGCTCGATATATTCACTGAGGATCGGTGCGAACATCTCGCCGGTCAGGATCGTGCCTCGGCGCGAAAGTATGTCGGGAGCGGCGATCTCGCGTGCCTTCGGAAAGATGGCCGCCGAATTATATCGGGGATTCGCCGGTGCGGACGCACTGCTGAAAGCGTGCCTCACTTTTTTGGGCGAAGCCTCAAGTGCTTTGAGCATCTTCTCGAACCGCGTGCTGAACGAACGCACCATGCCGACGCCGTCCTCGATCTGCGGATAATTGCCGTAATGCCGCCGCGAAGGTATCGCGACGCCGGCCTTTATGTAGATCTCGTCGCCGAGATACGCGAACGTAACGCCGAGCGTCCGGCGAAATTCCCTTTGCAGTTTCTCGACCTGTTTGATCGTCCTGCGGCAGAATTCGGGCGTAACGCGCGTCAGCCGCGGGTCCGTGTTATAGCGTGTCAGTGCAACGGGGACGATAGCAGTGCTAATCACTCGCGGGTATTCGGCGGCGAGGTCGCGCAACGTCTTTTCAAGTATCTCGCCGTCATTTATCGCGGGGCAAAGCACGATCTGAGCATGTATCTCGATATCGTTATCGAGCAGGAACTGCATCTTATCCGATATGTCCGCACGTTTTTCCGGTACGCCGAGCATAAACGCCCGCGTCTTCAGATCGGTCGTATGTACCGAAACGTACTGCGGCGACATACGCTGCTCGATGATGCGCTTCATCTCGTCCGGCGTTATCGAAGAAAGCGTAGTGTAATTGCCGTAAAGGAATGAAAGCCGTATGTCCTCATCACGTACAAAGAGCGAGTGGCGGGCGCCGTCCGGATTTCCCTTTGTAAAGCAGAATAGGCACTCATTGGCACATTGGCGAGGCACGATCTGCTCGAACATAAGCCCGAGATCCTCACCCTCTTCGCGGTCGAATTCGATATCGAGCGTTTCGCCGCTCGCCTTCTTTACGCGAAAAGTAAGCTCGGTCTCGCCCGCCGTCTGAAACCTGAAATCCAGATAATCACGCACGGGCCGGCCGTTCACGCGAACGATCCTGTCATTGACGCACAACTCCAGCTCATCGGCGACACTGCCGGGCGTAACCTCCGTGATCGTTACACCCTGCCGCCTCAACTGCGAAACCGCCGGCTCTACCGCAAATTCATACATAGTCAGAACCGCCTGCGTAAGCGGGCGGCCGGTTCGTTCGGTCAACCGTCAACTCGATCAAACTCAGGCAGCGGCCCGTCCTGCCCGTTCAGAACATAATTTGATGCAGCCCCGACGTGTTCCTCTGTCCATAGATAACGTCTGCTGCCCTTATCGACCCAAGGACTGTGAGCCTGCCCCCAAATGCTTGCCTCACGCAGCCTCCGAGTCGAGTATGCTTTCAGGTCGTTCAGCATCTTTGCCGAATCACAATTCCCGGATATTACGGCATGTACATGATTCGTTCGGACGGCAAGAGCTATCAGATACCATTCCCGAAATTTACAGACCTCTTTAATTGCGGCTTCTACGATCGTCCTGGCGTCAGCGTTAAGTAGAAACGGTTCCGATCTAAGCCTCGCGGAATGAATACCGGAACGAGCCTCGCTGGCAACCGCTCTCGGCCCGCCGTATTTATTATGATACTTGTCTATCGATCCGCGTTCGTCGCCCGGCAGCCACGTTCCGTATGTTCGGAACGTGATCAGAAAGGCAATCGGCTCGTCTGTGTCGTTCCACTTGCCCATATTTAGAACCGGCCGCCCGCTTGTGCCGTATCGAACTGGCCGCCCGCTTACACAGGCGGTTCTGACTGGCCGCCCGCTTGTGCCGTATCGAACTGGCCGCCCGCTTACACAGGCGGTTCTGACTGGCCGCCCGCTTGTGCCGTATCGAACTGGCCGCCCGCTTGTGCCGTATCGAACTGGCCGCCCGCTTACACAGGCGGTTCTGACTGGCCGCCCGCTTGTGCCGTACCGAACTGGCCGCCCGCTTACGCAGGCGGTTATGACAGGAGCGTATCGAGCGGTGTGAATTCGCGGCCCTGCGACGCAGCTACGGCGTCGTAGGTCAGCTTGCCCGCGTATGTATTCACGCCTTCGCGGAGGCTCTCATCATCCTTGATGGCCTGCTCAAAGCCCTTGTTCGCGAGGTCCAGTGCGTACGGCAGCGTTGCGTTCGTCAGAGCGAATGTCGATGTACGCGGCACCGCTCCGGGCATATTCGCGACGCAGTAATGCAGCACGCCTTCCTCGTAGAATGTCGGGTTCGAGTGGGTCGTGGCGTGGGTCGTCTCAAAGCAGCCACCCTGATCGACGGCCACATCGACAAGTACCGCACCTTGCGGGATCAAGTGCAGCATATCGCGTGTTACGAGTTTTGGTGCGGCGGCGCCGACGACCAGCACGGCACCGATCACGAGATCGGCGTGCGATATCGCCTCTTCGATCTGGTAACGCGATGATGCGAGCGTCTGCACCTTTGAAAGGAAGATGTCGTCAAGCTGGCGAAGCCGGTCAAGGTTGCGGTCAATAATGGTAACGCGGGCACCGAGGCCGACGGCCATCTTTGCTGCCTCAGTGCCGACGACACCGCCGCCGAGGATGACAACATTCGCCGCAGGAACGCCCGGAACGCCGCCGAGCAGAATGCCCTTGCCGCCGTTCATTTTTTCGAGATACGTCGCACCGACCTGAACCGACATACGGCCCGCGACCTCTGACATCGGCGTAAGCAGCGGCAGGCGGCCGTCCTTTGTGATCGTCTCATAGGCAACGCCCGTAACCTTGCGTTCGAGCATTATCTTGGTCAGCTCGACCTCAGGGGCGAGATGCAGGTAGGTGAACAGAAGCTGATTCTCACGCATTCGCGGATACTCGGGCGCGACCGGCTCCTTGACCTTTACGATCATATCGCCTGCATGCCAAACCTCGTCCGCTGTATCCAAAAGCCGGCCGCCGGCCTTCTCATACTGCTCATCGCTAAAGCCCGAGCCTTCGCCCGCCGAACGCTGTACAAAGACGCTGTGTCCGGCGTGTGCCAATGCCTGAACGCCCGCGGGCGTCAGCCCGACACGATATTCATTATCCTTTATCTCTTTCGGTAGTCCGATATTCATCAGTGATCTCTCCAACTTCTAATTTATAACGAGAACCAAACTTCTCATTCTACTTTGTTATCCGGCATTTTGCCATTGGCAGAAACCATCGCGGCGCTCCTTTCGCCCTTTATCTGATCGCGGATCATTACGGCTCCATCGGCACCATCTCTTCCGGCTCGGTGTAGAGCTTTTTAACAAGCGGCGAGATCGCGAAGAGGACGAGTGCCGCAACGATCAAAATAACGGCAACGATGGTGAAGATATTCGTCAGAACATCGGCCTTCGCCTCGAACTCGCCCGCGATGCGGCCCGCTACGTAGTTGCCCATCGATATCGAAAGGAACCATACGCCGAGCATTAGGCTTACCATCCTTGAGGGTGCGAGCTTTGTCATCGAGCTAAGCCCGACAGGGCTGAGGCAAAGCTCGCCGATAGTGTGGCACCAGTAAACAAGCACCAGCCACATCGGGCTGACCTTGCCGCCCGTTGTGAGCGACGCCGCGTACGCTACGACCACGAAGCCGACTCCCGCCATAAAAAGCCCGATGGCAAATTTCACTGCGTCGGCAGGCTGCCTTTTGCCGAGCTTCATCCAAACCCAGCCGATGATCGGTGCGAATATGATGATGAGAATGGCATTGACCGACTGCAGCCAGCTTGCGGGAAATTCCCAACCGAATATGCGGTTGTCGGTAAGCTGATTTGCAAAGAGGTTAAAGCTGGTAGCCGCCTGCTCAAAGCCCATCCAAAAGAGCGTCGAGAACGCAAAGAGGATCATCAGCACGGCAAGACGCTTCCAATCGTCAATGGTCAGCTTATCCTGCATGCCCGTAAAAAGAACACCGAGCAGGCCGGCTATCAGCACGGTGGGCATCAGTACATAACTGATGGCATCCGTAACGCCTTTGAAGTACGCAGTGCCGCCGATCACGGCAGCCGCGATCACTATAAGGCCGACCATTTGCACGATATACGCGGTGCTGATACCGTCTTCCTTTTTCTGAAGGGCGGAAGGCTCAGGCTGCGGCACTTCGCCGACGTTGGCCAGGCTGCGCCTGCCGAGATAATACTGAACAAGCCCGAAGAACATCCCGATACCGGCGGCACCGAACCCGAAGTGCCAGCTCATGTTCGGGTCGATGCCCATTCCGCCGATCCACGAACGAAAGCCCTCAGCCTGTGCCAGAAATCCGACAACCAGCGGAGCAATGAATGCCCCGAGGTTTATGCCCATATAAAATACCGAGAACCCGGCATCACGCCGCGTATCCTCACGCGTGTAAAGGTCGCCGACCATTGCCGAGATGTTCGATTTAAGAAATCCGGTGCCGACCGCGACAAGGATCAAGCCGAGGTAGAATGTGGTGATCGTCGCGAACGCAAGGGTGAAATGGCCGAACATTATGATGACGCCGCCGACAAAGGTCGCCCGCTTTGCACCGATAAAGCGGTCGGCGATCCAGCCGCCGATAAGCGGCAGAAAATAGACGCTCGCGGCGTAGAGGGCATAGATCGGCGCTGCCTCGGCAGGCTTCCAGCCGAGGCCGCCGATCGCGGTCGCCGATGTCATATAAAGCATCAGGATCGCACGCATCCCATAGAAACTGAACCTCTCCCACATTTCCGTAAAGAAAAGTGTCGAAAGGCCCTTCGGATGGCCGAAAAATGCACGGTCATGGCTCGGATCAGCGGCAATCGTATCAACGTTCATTAGGATCTCCTCGTTTGCAAAGTTGAACTATCGGACGAATTACGCAAATATAACAGAATTTCCCGTCTCCTAAAAGGTGTAACTATGCGCTCTAAAATACTTGCGGCATTTGTGATATCGGTGTGTACGGTGTTGTTCGCGGCAGATGCTGCGGCCCAGAAACGTGCGAGCGTTTCGGGGCCTGAGGTAACTGGCACATTCAGGATGAATTTCACCGGAAAGTTCAAGGGAAACTCGAACGAGATCCAGATACAGGCCCTCGGCCGCGGTAAATTACGCATCGGAATGATGCTTGTTTACCCGTACTTTGTCGGCAAAGAGCAAACGGTAAATATCGGAATTCTCGACGGCGAAGCCTCGATCACCGGCGATACGGCCGTTTATGAATCGGACGAGTTCGGCGAGTGCAGGATCATCATTACCTTTGTACGGCCCGGGACGATCAAGGTCGAACAGCAGGCCTCGGATTTTGCCTGCGGCTTCGGACATAATGTAACGGCCGACGGAACTTACACTAAGGTCAGCTCCGCCAAACCGAAATTTTGACCCAGCAGCATTGCAGGATCGAGATCGCGGCTCGCAATTCGGGCCGCGATTTGCTCCGTTTTTGCTAATTCTGTAAACTGCTTGCTTGTGCCCTTGTAGCTCAACGGTCAGAGCAGCGGACTCATAATCCGTTGGTTGTAGGTTCGAATCCTACCGAGGGCACCATCGTTGTCCCCTTCCGCACTCATCAAATTTCGCAGGCGTTCATTTTGTTCAAACTCATCTAGGCTTGAAAGCCGTTCTGTGCGGCGTCAGAATAGAGCTTTGGAGGTTTTGCGATGAAATTACAGCTCGAATCCGACCGGCTCGAAGATTACCTTGGCGAGATCCCGCCGATCATCGTATTCTCTACACCGAGGGTCAAAGAGACGATCGCCGCGATCGAAGCCCAGACGGATTCACCGAGAGAACGTGCGAAGCTCGCATTCGAATTCGCACGCGACAAGATCTCACATTCCTTTGATACGAACAGCGACGCGGTAACCATCAATGCCGAGGATGCGATCGATCAGAAAGAGGGCATTTGTTTTGCAAAATCCCATGTCCTCGCGGCGTTATTGCGCGGAATGCACATTCCCGCGGGATTTTGCTATCAACGCGTACTCCGCAAAGGCACTGTCGAATCCGGCTATGCGCTGCACGGGCTGAACGCTGTCTATCTTGACGGGACGGGTTGGTTCCGCCTCGATCCGCGCGGCAACAAACCGGGCATTGATTCGCAATTCTCTACCGACGAGGAAAAGCTCGCTTATCCGATCCGCGAAGAGTTGGGCGAGTATGATTATCCGCATGTTCTTACCGAACCGCTGCTTTCGGTTATCCGTGCGATGCAGGATACCGAGAATTGCCATACGCTTTTCTACGATCGGCCTGAGTTTATGTAACGCAGGATACGTCTTTCGACGCTTTTTCAGACATTGAAGCGGAAAGCACACCGTCATCTTCCTTGGAGAAATGTCTCCAAAAACTCTCTGTCTAACAATGAACTTCCCAAGTTTTTTTCTAAAACTTCCGCCGCTTCAGCGAGTGTGTGCGCGTTCGGAAATTGACTCTGGCGGCGCTCCCGAATGCACGGACAGAAAATGCCGATCTTTCTTGGCTTGTAGTGAACGGATCTAGTTGATCCCGTGCGCTTGACCCAAATTCGCCCGTGTCTGCCGACGGACGCAGTCTCACCCGCCGTATTCTTTTATCAGTTCAGCGCGTATTTGTTCGACGGACATCTTCTGCTCTTTTTGGAGTTTGAGTGCCTTGAGAGCTGAGTTCATACAGATATCGCAGACCGAGGCGTGACGATCCTCAAAGCAGCTGTGCAGGCTCTTGTGCCCGATCGAACGGTCGCAATGGCAATAACACGGAAGCTGAGCGATCGTCTTGGGGATCTCGCGCACGGCGGCGTAGGCTGCCTTTACATCGCTTTCGAACAGATCGGGCGAGAGCGTCGGCGGCAGGTCTTTCGCCTCTTCGGCGGTCATAAATGCCGGGATCGGCGGCTTCTGTCTTTGCTTAACACCGCTGTTCGCAACGGTTCGCGGTGCCTCATGCGAATGCGCGTTATCCGGTGCGGCAGTATTTGTCTCGGTATGCGTTGCGCAGCCGGTAAATGCCTGGAGTATCGATAGTGCGAGTGCGAAGACAAGAAAGCGTTTGAACATAATGTTTGTACTCGAAAGTCTATGGTAACAAAGCGGGCAAGAACAAGCCATTGCCGTACGGCGTCAGACATTGAAGCGGAAATCGACGACATCGCCGTCCTGCATAACGTATTCCTTGCCCTCAAGCCGAGCCAAGCCTTTTTCGGCGGCGGCCTTTCGCGAACCGCATGCGACAAGGTCGTCGTATGAAATGATCTCGGCGCGGATAAAGCCGCGTTCGATGTCGGTATGTATCTCGCCGGCGGCCTGCGGTGCTTTCGTACCGATAGGTATGGTCCACGCACGCACTTCCTTTTCGCCCGCCGTCAGGTAGGACATAAGCCCGAGCATGTGATACGCCGCCTTTATAAGCCCATCGACGCCGCTTGATGCAAGTCCGAGGTCTTTTAGATATTCGGCACGCTCATCCGCATCGAGTGCGACAAGCTCCGCTTCGAGCTTGGCACAGATAACGACAACATCGGAATTTTCTTTCGCTGCGTACTCCTTGACACTCGCTACATGCGGGTTCGCATCCGGATCGGCGAGTGCGGCCTCGTCAACATTCGCGGCGTAAACGGTCGGCTTTGTCGTCAGCAGGAACCAGCTTTTTACGATTGCCTTTTCGTCATCATCGAGACTGACGGCACGTGCCGGACGGCCCTGCTCAAGCACGGGCTGGATCTTATCGAGGATCTCGATCTCGCGTTTCGCATCCTTATCGCCCGCCTTTGCGGCACGCATTGCCTTATCGCGCCGTTTCTCTGCCGAAGCAAGGTCGGCAAGCGCCAATTCGATCTGGATCGTCTCGATATCGCGGATCGGATCGACACTGCCTTCGACGTGGACGATATTGTCATCGTCAAAGCACCGTACGACCTGCACGACGGCATGCGTCTCGCGGATATTTGCGAGGAATTGATTGCCGAGGCCCTCACCCTTTGACGCACCGCGCACAAGGCCCGCGATATCAAGGAACTCCACCGTCGCAGGCACGACCCTTTGTGCGCCGACAAGTTTTTCGAGCACCGCCAACCGTTCGTCAGGCACGGCTACGACACCGACGTTCGGCTCGATCGTCGCAAAGGGATAGTTTGCCGCCAATGCGGCCTCTTGTGCGGTCAGTGCATTAAAAAGCGTGGATTTGCCGACATTTGGCAGTCCTACGATCCCGGCTTGTAACATAATCGTCTCTCGAACAAAACGAGTATTTTACAATGCGGCCTGCGATATTACTACCGAACCCGTCAAGCAGATGAAATATTGGCGACAATCTGACGCAGCTTCGGGTATAATCTTCTATTGAACACTATGCGCCTCTCGAAGCTCTCAGCTCTGCTCATTATCTTTCCGGTGCTTTGCTTTTCGGCATTTGCACAGCCGGAACCCGACAAAGCTGTGTCAAAAATGCCGTTCGGCCCCGGCGAAGTGCTTGTTTATGAAGGCAAACTGACCAAGATCATAAGTGTCGGCGGTATCGCCGACCTCACGTTCAGTGTTTTGCAAGGCGAAGAGCCGGGCCGGCTCATCATCAAAACAAAAGCGGTCTCGAAGGGCGGGTTTCTGAGCCTCCTTAGCTTCAGCTTTCTTCAGGAATACGAAACGGTCGCCGATATGTCTGCCGGGCGCGTCTATAAAACAACCAAGCACGACGTGCAGAAAGAACGTGTACGCGACAGCGTGGCCGATTTTGACTACAAGGAAAAGCGCGTAACCTTTGTCGAAACCAACCCGAAAGAGCCGACACGGCCGCCGCGAAACATTGCCTCGGCAGTCGGCGATAAGATGTGGGATCTGACCTCGGCTATCTATTCGCTGAGGCTCGCACCGCTCGCGGTCGGAGCGAATTTGCAAGTTCCTGTCAGTGATTCGGGCCTTGTTTACGATGTGCCTGTACGCGTAACTGCACGCGAACGCCAGAATTCGATCTTCGGAAAGGTTTGGTGCTGGCGGGTCGAGCCGATGATATTCGGCGATGGCCGCCTTATAGAACAAAAGGGTAAAATGGTCATTTGGATAACGGATGACGCGCGTCGGCTTCCTGTTCGTTCGAAGATCTCGACGTCATTCGGCAAATTGGACGTCCGCCTGAAGTCGGTCGTGAGCTAGCCGCATTGCCTGCATTATCCCCTTCCTGCTTGTGCTTTTTTCTGCGATGGACGAAAATATGATTTTGCACGGTCAAAATGGCTAAGAGCACAGAAAGCACAACATCAAAGAAACGAGCAAAAAAGGCCGA from Chloracidobacterium sp. includes these protein-coding regions:
- a CDS encoding transglutaminase family protein; amino-acid sequence: MKLQLESDRLEDYLGEIPPIIVFSTPRVKETIAAIEAQTDSPRERAKLAFEFARDKISHSFDTNSDAVTINAEDAIDQKEGICFAKSHVLAALLRGMHIPAGFCYQRVLRKGTVESGYALHGLNAVYLDGTGWFRLDPRGNKPGIDSQFSTDEEKLAYPIREELGEYDYPHVLTEPLLSVIRAMQDTENCHTLFYDRPEFM
- the ychF gene encoding redox-regulated ATPase YchF gives rise to the protein MLQAGIVGLPNVGKSTLFNALTAQEAALAANYPFATIEPNVGVVAVPDERLAVLEKLVGAQRVVPATVEFLDIAGLVRGASKGEGLGNQFLANIRETHAVVQVVRCFDDDNIVHVEGSVDPIRDIETIQIELALADLASAEKRRDKAMRAAKAGDKDAKREIEILDKIQPVLEQGRPARAVSLDDDEKAIVKSWFLLTTKPTVYAANVDEAALADPDANPHVASVKEYAAKENSDVVVICAKLEAELVALDADERAEYLKDLGLASSGVDGLIKAAYHMLGLMSYLTAGEKEVRAWTIPIGTKAPQAAGEIHTDIERGFIRAEIISYDDLVACGSRKAAAEKGLARLEGKEYVMQDGDVVDFRFNV
- a CDS encoding VanW family protein, translating into MDSKNIAKPLKRSYLRSLAGREYYTLRRQLKWLSQYRSFAKKDPAARLDHSIIKHRSFILRPLRDVEMHLQYNKITNLRLAIAPLDGIVIKPGETLSVWHEVGRPTARRGFLEGLVLHNGRIEKGIGGGLCQLGNLLYWMALHSPLTIAERYRHGFDVFPDINRKIPFACGATLAYNYIDLQLRNDTQDTFRIDLWLDDEYLNGELRSSRPAENAYEIFETDHLIKLQPWGGYTRHNRIWKRTTSLVDGMTNEELVTENHAIMMYNPLLSDGK
- a CDS encoding DUF512 domain-containing protein — translated: MYEFAVEPAVSQLRRQGVTITEVTPGSVADELELCVNDRIVRVNGRPVRDYLDFRFQTAGETELTFRVKKASGETLDIEFDREEGEDLGLMFEQIVPRQCANECLFCFTKGNPDGARHSLFVRDEDIRLSFLYGNYTTLSSITPDEMKRIIEQRMSPQYVSVHTTDLKTRAFMLGVPEKRADISDKMQFLLDNDIEIHAQIVLCPAINDGEILEKTLRDLAAEYPRVISTAIVPVALTRYNTDPRLTRVTPEFCRRTIKQVEKLQREFRRTLGVTFAYLGDEIYIKAGVAIPSRRHYGNYPQIEDGVGMVRSFSTRFEKMLKALEASPKKVRHAFSSASAPANPRYNSAAIFPKAREIAAPDILSRRGTILTGEMFAPILSEYIERYNAATGAKLHVLAVPNTYFGGDVSVVGLLGAQDLLAVKEQIVGDFAVIPRVMIKSDEPIFIDGMTVAELNDKFPLPIYDIDLDTFIKFLFKSR
- a CDS encoding XdhC family protein, coding for MSPQPEFWQFVAARLKDGACVELLVVAVSSGSSPGRAGYKMAVAADGGLCGSIGGGVMEVKLVEQAKATLSEPQCPARGLVIQQVHRKNVPNSSGMICSGRQSVIVKHLTSGDLPTVEGLLARGGANSPAAFEVSNSAFRIVESTDDGEPVCFRQEGEAFVYQEALDRKDRLVIIGGGHCSLALSEIAAGLGFHVSVFDDRPELNTIEKNVFADNVTIISSYDRIAEHIPQGEDVYVAVMTLGYVSDAEVIRKLIDHDVRYFGALGSTAKMAALLKELREEGFDEAKLARIRTPIGIAINSRTPKEIAVSIAAEIISVRNA
- a CDS encoding DUF3108 domain-containing protein, with amino-acid sequence MNTMRLSKLSALLIIFPVLCFSAFAQPEPDKAVSKMPFGPGEVLVYEGKLTKIISVGGIADLTFSVLQGEEPGRLIIKTKAVSKGGFLSLLSFSFLQEYETVADMSAGRVYKTTKHDVQKERVRDSVADFDYKEKRVTFVETNPKEPTRPPRNIASAVGDKMWDLTSAIYSLRLAPLAVGANLQVPVSDSGLVYDVPVRVTARERQNSIFGKVWCWRVEPMIFGDGRLIEQKGKMVIWITDDARRLPVRSKISTSFGKLDVRLKSVVS
- a CDS encoding peptide MFS transporter — encoded protein: MNVDTIAADPSHDRAFFGHPKGLSTLFFTEMWERFSFYGMRAILMLYMTSATAIGGLGWKPAEAAPIYALYAASVYFLPLIGGWIADRFIGAKRATFVGGVIIMFGHFTLAFATITTFYLGLILVAVGTGFLKSNISAMVGDLYTREDTRRDAGFSVFYMGINLGAFIAPLVVGFLAQAEGFRSWIGGMGIDPNMSWHFGFGAAGIGMFFGLVQYYLGRRSLANVGEVPQPEPSALQKKEDGISTAYIVQMVGLIVIAAAVIGGTAYFKGVTDAISYVLMPTVLIAGLLGVLFTGMQDKLTIDDWKRLAVLMILFAFSTLFWMGFEQAATSFNLFANQLTDNRIFGWEFPASWLQSVNAILIIIFAPIIGWVWMKLGKRQPADAVKFAIGLFMAGVGFVVVAYAASLTTGGKVSPMWLVLVYWCHTIGELCLSPVGLSSMTKLAPSRMVSLMLGVWFLSISMGNYVAGRIAGEFEAKADVLTNIFTIVAVILIVAALVLFAISPLVKKLYTEPEEMVPMEP
- a CDS encoding TonB family protein, translating into MFDKMIESAAAGADLKKRRKYFATSAAIVGVLFITAVVISIYSAEFGVHGSFEVSILAPPIEMAAAEPPKPEPRTPTAPVTHEKNTLPTRVVNMARVDEPTVIPTTTSVVKNPYAARPNTAFTISKVDTDPAVEASAAGPTRSGDTSGTTTASIGTRPTGSDTVDAEKPSTPPPAKPVKPHVPPTQTKGVINSLAIDLPKPVYPPPARQVHAMGTVSVQVTLDEKGNVIAASALSGHPLLRDSAVRAARDARFTPTLLSGVPVKVTGIITYNFTL
- the ald gene encoding alanine dehydrogenase; the protein is MNIGLPKEIKDNEYRVGLTPAGVQALAHAGHSVFVQRSAGEGSGFSDEQYEKAGGRLLDTADEVWHAGDMIVKVKEPVAPEYPRMRENQLLFTYLHLAPEVELTKIMLERKVTGVAYETITKDGRLPLLTPMSEVAGRMSVQVGATYLEKMNGGKGILLGGVPGVPAANVVILGGGVVGTEAAKMAVGLGARVTIIDRNLDRLRQLDDIFLSKVQTLASSRYQIEEAISHADLVIGAVLVVGAAAPKLVTRDMLHLIPQGAVLVDVAVDQGGCFETTHATTHSNPTFYEEGVLHYCVANMPGAVPRTSTFALTNATLPYALDLANKGFEQAIKDDESLREGVNTYAGKLTYDAVAASQGREFTPLDTLLS
- a CDS encoding transposase gives rise to the protein MGKWNDTDEPIAFLITFRTYGTWLPGDERGSIDKYHNKYGGPRAVASEARSGIHSARLRSEPFLLNADARTIVEAAIKEVCKFREWYLIALAVRTNHVHAVISGNCDSAKMLNDLKAYSTRRLREASIWGQAHSPWVDKGSRRYLWTEEHVGAASNYVLNGQDGPLPEFDRVDG